The Corynebacterium suranareeae genome window below encodes:
- a CDS encoding MDR family oxidoreductase has product MTPAHIFSEGPINSVVLSQDEDGNFTTSYQDTFSDPSFLGEGDVLIEVGWSSLNYKDAMALKGDKGVVRTVPLIPGIDVVGTVIESADPRFGRGDEVVLNGAGLGENRHGGFTQRLKVPSEPLLHIPFNFSAQQVGALGTAGFTAALSVNALVDQGVKPEDGEILVTGSTGGVGSIALHLLNKLGYTTVAVTGRREAHAEYLTSLGASDIIDRAELSEKGRPLQKGRWAGVVDSVGSHTLVNAIAQTKWGGIVTACGMAQGPDLPGTVLPFILRGVHLVGINSVDAPRELRRRAWALLSEHLDTAVLDDMTTVIDVKDVAQAGEDLMAGKLHGRTAVRVH; this is encoded by the coding sequence ATGACTCCAGCTCACATATTTTCTGAAGGCCCGATCAATAGCGTTGTTCTCAGCCAGGATGAGGATGGAAATTTCACTACCTCCTACCAGGACACTTTCTCTGATCCATCCTTTTTGGGAGAAGGCGACGTTCTAATTGAGGTTGGTTGGTCCAGCTTGAATTACAAGGATGCGATGGCCCTGAAGGGTGATAAGGGAGTGGTGCGCACTGTGCCGCTGATCCCGGGTATCGATGTGGTGGGCACTGTGATTGAAAGTGCTGATCCTCGCTTTGGTCGTGGTGATGAAGTGGTGCTGAATGGCGCTGGTTTGGGGGAGAACCGGCATGGAGGTTTCACGCAGCGATTGAAAGTGCCGTCTGAACCATTGCTGCACATTCCATTTAACTTCTCCGCGCAGCAGGTAGGTGCGTTGGGAACTGCAGGTTTCACGGCTGCGCTGTCAGTGAATGCTTTGGTGGATCAGGGGGTCAAGCCGGAGGATGGGGAGATTCTGGTAACCGGTTCAACTGGTGGTGTGGGTTCGATTGCACTTCACCTGCTGAATAAGTTGGGGTATACGACGGTTGCGGTAACGGGGCGTCGAGAAGCGCATGCCGAATACCTGACCAGCTTGGGCGCAAGCGACATCATTGATCGCGCGGAGCTTTCTGAAAAGGGTCGGCCGCTGCAGAAGGGGCGTTGGGCGGGTGTAGTGGATTCAGTGGGATCCCACACACTTGTCAATGCGATTGCGCAGACAAAATGGGGCGGAATTGTCACGGCGTGCGGAATGGCACAGGGACCGGATCTGCCGGGAACAGTGTTGCCGTTTATTCTTCGCGGTGTGCATTTGGTGGGCATTAACTCTGTCGATGCACCCCGTGAGCTGCGTCGACGTGCGTGGGCGTTACTGTCGGAACATCTTGATACCGCGGTGCTAGATGATATGACCACTGTCATTGATGTCAAAGATGTGGCGCAGGCTGGCGAGGATTTAATGGCTGGAAAGCTGCATGGTCGTACTGCAGTGCGGGTGCATTAA
- a CDS encoding MmgE/PrpD family protein — translation MTESQDLAAFVEAAKLDDASPEAVEQLKIRVLDTVGVAIGALDAEPIVAIRGLLEDLGGTEQSTLIGGGKTTPERAAFFNSALSRYLDFMDAYLAKGETNHPSDNFGAVLAAAESVGASGKDLLTAFAVAYQVHTRLSDVAPVRAKGFDHTTQGAFAAGASAAKALGLPADQIANALAIAGTANVALRVTRTGNLSHWKGLAYPHVSKEGTWAALLASRGITGPEEVFEGNKGFKESVSGPFEIDWSKEDLESVKRTIIKKHNAEIHSQSALDAAQEIRAQEGFNVDNIEKIHLTTFDVAYSIIGGGEEGDKQLIRTKEEADHSLPWMLAVVLLDGQLNPEQYEPSRIVADDVQTLMKKIEITPSDEFSDRFPDHMPADLEVTLTDGTVFKASQDSYLGFHDNPLDWDNARKKFDALVTPFTDEALREEIATIIHELDSRQVSELTEALAKVSTARS, via the coding sequence ATGACCGAATCGCAAGATCTCGCCGCATTCGTGGAAGCTGCCAAACTCGATGATGCAAGCCCCGAAGCCGTAGAGCAATTGAAAATCAGAGTGCTAGACACCGTAGGCGTTGCCATTGGCGCACTGGATGCCGAACCGATTGTCGCCATTCGAGGACTCCTGGAAGACCTCGGGGGAACTGAACAGTCAACACTCATTGGCGGTGGCAAGACCACTCCGGAACGTGCAGCATTTTTCAACAGCGCATTAAGCCGCTACCTCGACTTCATGGACGCCTACCTAGCAAAAGGCGAAACCAACCACCCCTCAGACAACTTCGGCGCAGTGCTCGCTGCAGCCGAAAGCGTTGGTGCTTCAGGAAAAGACCTTCTCACCGCATTCGCCGTGGCCTACCAGGTACACACCAGACTTTCAGATGTCGCACCAGTTCGCGCCAAAGGTTTCGACCACACCACTCAAGGAGCTTTCGCAGCGGGCGCGTCGGCTGCCAAAGCGCTGGGCTTACCAGCAGATCAAATCGCCAACGCACTGGCCATCGCAGGAACAGCCAATGTTGCACTTCGTGTCACTCGCACTGGAAACTTGAGCCACTGGAAAGGTCTTGCATACCCACACGTATCCAAAGAAGGAACCTGGGCAGCACTGCTGGCAAGCCGGGGTATTACCGGACCGGAAGAAGTCTTCGAAGGCAACAAGGGATTCAAAGAGTCCGTCTCTGGTCCTTTCGAGATCGATTGGTCCAAGGAAGACTTGGAAAGCGTTAAGCGGACCATCATCAAGAAACACAACGCGGAAATTCACTCGCAGTCAGCACTTGATGCAGCCCAAGAAATTCGTGCACAAGAAGGCTTCAATGTGGACAACATTGAAAAGATTCACCTGACTACTTTCGACGTCGCCTACTCCATCATTGGTGGCGGCGAAGAAGGCGACAAACAGCTTATTCGCACCAAAGAAGAAGCCGATCACTCACTGCCGTGGATGCTCGCTGTAGTTCTGCTGGATGGTCAACTTAATCCCGAACAGTACGAACCATCACGCATCGTTGCTGATGATGTACAAACCTTGATGAAGAAGATCGAAATCACACCGTCAGATGAATTCTCTGATCGCTTCCCTGACCACATGCCAGCTGACCTAGAAGTCACACTCACTGATGGCACGGTGTTCAAAGCTTCACAAGATAGCTACTTGGGCTTCCATGACAATCCTCTGGATTGGGACAACGCGCGCAAAAAGTTCGACGCCCTAGTTACGCCTTTTACGGACGAAGCACTGCGCGAGGAAATCGCCACGATCATTCACGAGCTCGATAGCCGTCAAGTCTCTGAACTCACAGAAGCCCTAGCCAAAGTCTCCACCGCCCGAAGCTAA
- a CDS encoding phosphosulfolactate synthase codes for MSNAVPHNVSFNFVPRAYRPEKPRTFGMTEIRAPYYSTFGTRHLQDVFDVAGQWVDGIKWAGGSFSLVPTEQVRAFSDIAHENNAYVSSGGWIETVLRYGDDAVDHYLKEAKEVGFDVIEISTGFIMLNTSGLQRLVEKVVKAGLKAKPELGLQIGSGGDSGEAELAAEGKKDIGDLVDRGKKALDAGASIIMIESEGITENVTEWDTGAAASIINGLGLENVMFEAADGPVFEWYVKNYGNECNLFVDHSQILQLEGLRQNIWGNKSTWGRVINPAP; via the coding sequence ATGAGCAACGCAGTACCCCACAACGTTTCCTTCAACTTTGTTCCCCGCGCTTACCGTCCAGAAAAGCCCCGCACTTTCGGCATGACAGAAATTCGTGCACCGTACTACTCCACCTTTGGCACCCGACACCTCCAGGATGTCTTCGATGTCGCAGGCCAATGGGTGGACGGCATCAAATGGGCAGGTGGTTCCTTCTCCCTGGTACCGACCGAGCAGGTGCGTGCTTTTAGCGACATCGCTCACGAAAACAATGCTTATGTTTCTTCCGGTGGCTGGATCGAAACTGTGCTCCGCTACGGCGACGACGCAGTTGATCATTACTTAAAGGAAGCCAAGGAAGTAGGCTTCGATGTTATTGAAATTTCCACCGGATTCATCATGCTCAACACTTCAGGTCTTCAGCGCTTGGTAGAAAAGGTGGTCAAGGCTGGACTCAAAGCAAAACCTGAACTGGGTCTTCAGATTGGTTCTGGTGGTGACTCCGGTGAGGCTGAACTTGCAGCTGAAGGAAAGAAAGACATCGGCGACCTGGTTGACCGCGGCAAGAAAGCCCTCGACGCGGGTGCTTCCATCATCATGATCGAATCCGAGGGCATCACCGAAAACGTCACCGAGTGGGATACCGGCGCTGCCGCATCCATTATTAACGGACTCGGATTAGAAAACGTTATGTTCGAAGCCGCCGACGGCCCCGTCTTTGAGTGGTACGTCAAAAACTACGGCAACGAATGCAACCTGTTCGTAGACCACAGCCAGATCCTTCAGCTTGAAGGGCTTCGTCAAAACATCTGGGGCAACAAGAGCACCTGGGGACGAGTAATCAACCCCGCGCCTTAA
- a CDS encoding DsbA family protein: MSNKVQNPNQGGSKNFLWALVAIVVIAIVVVGFIVVQGQGAKAAKLGDRDYVDTSLAMEVGSDSITLTSANASDDAKTVQLFEDFSCPHCSELSIATDGDMKTQIEDGNLIVEIKPLNFLDRDNIDGHSTHALAAALSVADSNDATLYWNFRAFLMEDQSEIYNQWSDEDFADGVEALGADSSVVDAIRNGDNIQRAYDLATANGEQLTEETGSLSSPRVLQDGKDVEGNISDWITTVLAS, from the coding sequence GTGAGCAACAAAGTTCAGAATCCAAACCAGGGTGGAAGCAAAAACTTCCTCTGGGCACTAGTAGCCATCGTCGTCATCGCAATTGTCGTCGTTGGTTTCATCGTGGTTCAAGGCCAGGGAGCAAAGGCTGCGAAACTCGGTGACCGCGACTACGTCGACACTTCCCTGGCCATGGAAGTAGGATCCGACTCCATCACACTGACCTCCGCAAACGCCTCCGACGATGCAAAGACAGTACAGCTCTTTGAGGACTTCTCCTGCCCTCACTGCTCTGAGCTTTCCATCGCCACCGATGGTGACATGAAAACCCAAATCGAAGACGGCAACCTCATCGTCGAAATCAAGCCACTGAACTTCCTCGACCGCGACAACATCGACGGACACTCCACCCACGCACTGGCAGCCGCACTTTCTGTAGCTGACTCCAACGATGCAACCCTCTACTGGAACTTCCGCGCTTTCCTCATGGAAGACCAGTCCGAGATCTACAACCAGTGGTCCGATGAAGACTTCGCAGACGGTGTCGAAGCACTCGGTGCAGACTCCTCCGTAGTTGATGCAATCCGCAACGGCGACAACATCCAGCGCGCATACGATCTTGCTACCGCAAACGGCGAGCAGCTCACCGAAGAAACCGGCAGCCTGTCCTCACCACGCGTCCTCCAAGACGGCAAGGATGTTGAAGGCAACATCTCTGACTGGATCACCACTGTTCTAGCTTCCTAA
- the pgm gene encoding phosphoglucomutase (alpha-D-glucose-1,6-bisphosphate-dependent), with protein sequence MAHERAGQLAQPEDLIDIAELVTAYFTRKPDVNNPDQQVAFGTSGHRGSALDSAFNEGHILATTQAIVDYRNQQPKNWVGPLFIGRDTHALSEPAMISALEVLIANEVEVLVDAAGRYTPTPAVSHAILRHNDGIILGAAGPSRPFADGIVITPSHNPPRDGGFKYNPSNGGPADTDATDWIANRANELLRGGLADVKRVPVTGVLDERATPYDFKGNYIADLPNVVDIEAIRKAGVRIGADPMGGASVDYWGAIAETHGLDLTVVNPHVDATFRFMTLDTDGKIRMDCSSPHAMASLIDNRDKYDVATGNDADADRHGIVTPDAGLMNPNHYLAVAIEYLFAHRPGWSADTAVGKTLVSSSMIDRVVAQLGRTLVEVPVGFKWFVPGLISGEIGFGGEESAGASFLRMDGTTWSTDKDGIILDLLAAEIIAVTGKTPSQRYAGLAEEFGAPAYARTDAEANREQKAILKALSPEQVTATELAGEAITAKLTEAPGNGAAIGGLKVTTENAWFAARPSGTEDKYKIYAESFKGAEHLAQVQKEAQALVSEVLGQ encoded by the coding sequence ATGGCACACGAACGCGCCGGGCAACTAGCCCAACCGGAAGATCTCATTGACATCGCAGAGCTTGTCACCGCTTATTTCACCCGCAAGCCCGATGTCAATAACCCAGACCAGCAGGTCGCTTTCGGCACCTCCGGGCACCGTGGCTCCGCGCTGGATAGCGCGTTCAATGAGGGCCATATCCTGGCCACCACCCAGGCAATCGTTGATTACCGTAATCAGCAGCCTAAAAACTGGGTCGGGCCGCTGTTCATCGGACGCGATACGCACGCGCTGTCCGAGCCTGCGATGATCAGCGCGCTTGAGGTCCTCATTGCCAACGAGGTAGAAGTGCTTGTCGACGCCGCCGGCCGCTACACCCCGACACCGGCAGTCTCGCATGCGATCCTGCGCCACAACGACGGCATCATCCTTGGCGCCGCAGGACCTTCACGCCCCTTTGCTGATGGCATTGTGATCACCCCATCCCACAACCCTCCGCGTGATGGTGGCTTCAAATACAACCCATCTAACGGTGGTCCTGCTGATACAGATGCCACAGATTGGATCGCAAACCGTGCCAATGAGCTTCTCCGCGGTGGCCTTGCCGATGTAAAACGCGTACCAGTTACAGGCGTACTCGATGAGCGGGCGACCCCTTATGACTTCAAGGGAAACTACATCGCTGATCTGCCCAACGTGGTCGATATCGAAGCCATTCGCAAAGCAGGCGTGCGCATCGGTGCAGACCCCATGGGTGGTGCTTCCGTGGACTACTGGGGCGCGATCGCAGAAACTCACGGTCTAGATCTGACCGTGGTCAACCCACACGTAGATGCCACCTTCCGCTTCATGACACTGGACACCGACGGTAAAATCCGCATGGACTGCTCCAGCCCACACGCCATGGCCTCATTGATTGACAACCGTGACAAATACGATGTGGCAACCGGCAACGATGCCGATGCCGACCGCCACGGCATTGTCACCCCAGACGCTGGCCTGATGAACCCCAACCACTACCTCGCCGTAGCAATTGAGTACCTCTTTGCTCACCGCCCAGGCTGGTCCGCCGACACCGCAGTAGGCAAGACCCTGGTCAGCTCCTCCATGATTGACCGCGTTGTGGCACAGCTTGGCCGCACCCTTGTTGAGGTTCCAGTCGGATTCAAGTGGTTTGTCCCAGGTTTGATCTCCGGCGAAATCGGATTCGGTGGCGAAGAATCCGCAGGCGCATCCTTCCTCCGCATGGACGGCACCACCTGGTCCACCGACAAGGACGGCATCATTTTGGATCTTCTAGCAGCTGAGATCATCGCCGTAACCGGCAAGACCCCATCCCAGCGTTATGCAGGACTAGCCGAAGAATTCGGTGCACCTGCCTACGCCCGCACCGATGCAGAAGCCAACCGCGAACAAAAGGCAATTCTGAAGGCACTGTCCCCAGAACAGGTCACCGCCACCGAACTAGCCGGCGAAGCAATCACCGCTAAGCTCACCGAAGCCCCCGGAAATGGCGCAGCAATCGGTGGATTGAAAGTCACCACCGAAAACGCCTGGTTCGCAGCACGCCCATCCGGCACGGAAGATAAATACAAAATCTACGCCGAATCATTCAAGGGCGCAGAACACCTAGCGCAGGTACAAAAAGAAGCCCAAGCCTTAGTCAGTGAAGTACTAGGGCAATAA